A genome region from Streptomyces antimycoticus includes the following:
- a CDS encoding acyl carrier protein yields MSSQLSYGELATLMKRCAGLTVDPDTMQTRPDSTFEEYGLDSLGLLAIVGELENRYGTPIEPGAESCKTPGDFLDVINTSLTSGA; encoded by the coding sequence ATGTCCAGTCAACTGTCCTATGGGGAACTGGCCACGCTCATGAAGCGCTGCGCCGGGCTCACCGTCGATCCGGACACGATGCAGACCCGGCCGGACTCCACCTTCGAGGAGTACGGCCTGGACTCGCTTGGCCTGCTCGCCATCGTCGGTGAGCTGGAGAACCGGTACGGCACCCCGATCGAGCCGGGTGCCGAAAGCTGCAAGACCCCCGGGGACTTCCTCGACGTCATCAACACCTCACTTACCTCAGGAGCATGA